The following is a genomic window from Acidobacteriota bacterium.
CGGGACGTGTTGTCTCTCCGTTCCCGGTTTGAAGAAGAAGGGGTGGCGGCACCAGTCCAGCTCCACGCCGTCCAGGTCGTAGCGCTGGCAGGCTTCTTCGATCGCTTGCAGGTACCGTTGGCGCACCTCGGGATGGGCGTAGTCCACCGCACACCAACTGAACCACTCGGAGGAACGGACGCCGAAGGCTTCCCGGGTCGACCTCAGGGGATGTTCGCCCTCCTTTCGATTCCAGCGCAGGAAGGGCTGAAAGGAGTCCGAATCGGAAATGCTTGCCAGCAGAAACTGAGGATGTCGACGCTTGAAATGGTTGAGCCGTCCCGGGATGAACGCGTCGTGGATGTCGTTCATGCGGAAGGAGAAGACGCACTCCATGCCGTGCCGCCGGGCGAAGTCCACGGTGACCCGGATGGGATCGTTTTCCGGCCCCATGGGATAGGTGGTTTCCCAGTGGCGCCTGGTTACGTATCCGCAGTAGTAGATGCTGTCCACGTGGGTGCCCGGCAGGGTCTTCATCCGTCGCGCCAGAAATCCCTCGGGGGTGGTGGCCAGGGGGGAGTAGCTGTCGTCGCCGTCATTGTTGTAGATCAGCCGGGGCCGCTTGCCGCTGCCGCCGGAGCCCTGGGCCGGGGCGGCGCGGGACGGGTTGAGGCCCTGGGCGCCTGCCAGGCTCAGGGAGGTGGCCGAGGTTCTGAGAAATTCTCTTCTGGTTTGCACCGGGTCCTCCTCAAGGCCGCTTCGGGGCGGAGTTTTCTGGTTCGTCAAGGTTCCTGCAATCCGGGCACTTCCGCAGCCGTCTTGCGGCGCCACAGGGTGTATTCCCGGTCGGCTGGCGGGAGGCGCCTTAGCTTGGCATAAATCAGGCTGAAAGGGTAGGAGACTGCCAGGCAGATGACCATCGCGAGGGCCCCGTAAAATATCCAGTGGGTGTCCGAATAGTTCTGGATGTAAACCTGCGAGGGAATGCTGACCAGGCAGGTGGCGATCAGCCAACCGCCGAAATTTCCCCTGCGGGTCAGAATTCCCATGAGGAACAGGGCGGTGACGGGCGAGGCCACGTAGCCGCCAACCATGCTGATCGCCTTGAGGATTCCCTCGATCTGTGAGACCAGCAGGCCGGAAGCGGTGGCCAGCAGCCCCAGACCGACCGTCAGTCCGCGGGCGATCTGGAGACTGCGGCGGGAATCCAGGGCGCGCTTTCTCAATGGCTGGATGAAGTCCACCAGGATCAGGGTGCTCATGGAGTGAATGCCGGAGTCGACGGTGGACATGGCGGCGGCAAAGACGGCGGCGATGATCAGGCCTGAAATGCCTGCCGGCAGGGCATGGATGATGTAAAACGGGAGGATCTTGTCGCCGCCGATCCCTTCGGCCAGACGTTCCGGAAACAGGGAGAAGTAAGCGAAGAGTCCCAACCCGATAAAAAAGAGAAGCGCCAGAAGAATGATTTCCAAGACGTGATCCAGAATCTGCGCCTTGACCATTCCTCCAAACGTCTTGATCGAGAGCAACCGCTGGACAGGCACCTGGCTGGTGCCGTACTGGCCGAAGGCGATGATGAAATAGCAGATCACCACCGTCAGGCCGTTTATTTCCGAGAAGCTGAAGGTCAGATCCAGCAGCGGCAGCTTGTCGTTGGCGGAAGCCATTTCCATGATCCGGTCCATCCCCCCGGGCACGCGCTCCACCAGGGAAAGGGTGATCAGGACGGCCCCGAAGGTCAGAACCAGAAATTGCACCACGTCGGTCCAGATCACTGCAGCCATCCCGCCCAGGGTGGTGTAGGCGGTGGCCACCAGGCCCATGACAATGATCGCGCTCCAGAGGTCGAGGCCGGTGACCGTGGAAAGCGCCAGGGCCGGCGCATAGAGGGCAATGCCCATCCAGCCCAGCAGTTGCAGAATCGAGAAGAAGGAAGCGGCGTAGCGGGATCGGCTCCCGAAGCGCAGGCCCACGTATTCGTAGATGCTGGTGACCCGGAGCCTGCGGTAGATGGGGAAAAACAGCAGAATGACCAGCGGCGCGGCCAGCAGGGTAGCCGGCAGCCCCACAACCAGAGCGGCATTCTCCTCGTAGGCCACCTGCGGTGCGCCCAGGTAGGTGATGGCACTCAGAACGCTGGCGACCACGCTGAGGCCGACCGCCAGCCAGGGCATGCGCCGGTTGGCCAGGAAGTAGGTCCCGGTGTCTTTCTGCTTGCCGGATAGACCCAGGGCCAGACCGACCACCACCGCGAAGTAACCCAACAGGACCAAGGTGTTTAGAGTTCCGAAGGATGGTGCTTCCAGAACCTCACCCCCTCAGGGTTGCGGTAGGGTGGTGCTGCTGCCGAGCAGGCCGAAGCCGACGGTTCATTCTGGGGCAGCTTCAGCTTGACTTCCCGGCGGCTTCTTCGGCCGACTGGGGGCGATTGGTAACGTCTCCGCCCAGCCAGCGGTAGGGTCTGGGGTAGAGGGCCAGGGATCGGTCTTCCAGGGGCAGTTTGACCGGGCGATTGCCCCGCTGGGCCGACAGCTTGCAGGCGATGGCGATCTCGAGGGCCTGCCGCAGGTCGTGGCCCGAGATGAACAGCTCCCGTCCCTTGTCCACGGCATCCAGGAAGGAGCGAATGGCCGTGACCAGGTAGTCGTCCCCGTACCAGGGGGCTTGTTCCGTTCCGGGAATGGTCCCCTTGGTCTGTTTGACGTAGTCCAGCCAGAGGTTGGGAGCATATTGGGGGTCCACCTCCTGGCGGGCGCCCTTGCTATCGGTCCCCTTATAGACCTGGGGCTCGTTCCAGTTCCAGCGGACCAGGGCGTCGTCGGTCCAGGCCTCCACGCCGCTGTAGGGAGTCTTTTGGCCGAATACCGTAGCCTCCAGTCCGGAATCCAGGTAGAAGAGGCCGTTGATGATCAGCCCGGCGTCGTCTTTCTCCGGAGCCAGCGCTTCCAGGGGGCTGCCCCAGGCAATCAACTCCTGTACTTCCGCTCCGGCAAAAAGCCTCAGGACCGAGAGATGCTGGCAGCCTCCGCCCGAGATCTCGCCACCGAAACTGTGGATCGCAGCTCCCTGAAGAGTGCCCCATCTGCCTCCGTTCAACTGGCGGCCGGCCTCCTGGACGTTCCACTTGGCCCGCTGCAGGTTGCCGCCGGCAAAAACCACCCCCCGCTGCTTGCAGGCGTCCACCATGGCGTCGGCGTCCGACAACCGGGCCGCGATGGGTTTGTC
Proteins encoded in this region:
- a CDS encoding sodium/solute symporter (Members of the Solute:Sodium Symporter (SSS), TC 2.A.21 as described in tcdb.org, catalyze solute:Na+ symport. Known solutes for members of the family include sugars, amino acids, nucleosides, inositols, vitamins, urea or anions, depending on the system.), which encodes MVLLGYFAVVVGLALGLSGKQKDTGTYFLANRRMPWLAVGLSVVASVLSAITYLGAPQVAYEENAALVVGLPATLLAAPLVILLFFPIYRRLRVTSIYEYVGLRFGSRSRYAASFFSILQLLGWMGIALYAPALALSTVTGLDLWSAIIVMGLVATAYTTLGGMAAVIWTDVVQFLVLTFGAVLITLSLVERVPGGMDRIMEMASANDKLPLLDLTFSFSEINGLTVVICYFIIAFGQYGTSQVPVQRLLSIKTFGGMVKAQILDHVLEIILLALLFFIGLGLFAYFSLFPERLAEGIGGDKILPFYIIHALPAGISGLIIAAVFAAAMSTVDSGIHSMSTLILVDFIQPLRKRALDSRRSLQIARGLTVGLGLLATASGLLVSQIEGILKAISMVGGYVASPVTALFLMGILTRRGNFGGWLIATCLVSIPSQVYIQNYSDTHWIFYGALAMVICLAVSYPFSLIYAKLRRLPPADREYTLWRRKTAAEVPGLQEP
- a CDS encoding Gfo/Idh/MocA family oxidoreductase, producing the protein MERRHFLLQSAALTLAATGLRCTASQGLTGPSQAAGRKEKHRVAIIGCGRMGQYYAEVYRAMPDAELVAIAEWNPERRKVVGERFGVKALYKDAPAMLKEVVPDVAAVITPTKFMKDAVIACAEAGVKGVSTDKPIAARLSDADAMVDACKQRGVVFAGGNLQRAKWNVQEAGRQLNGGRWGTLQGAAIHSFGGEISGGGCQHLSVLRLFAGAEVQELIAWGSPLEALAPEKDDAGLIINGLFYLDSGLEATVFGQKTPYSGVEAWTDDALVRWNWNEPQVYKGTDSKGARQEVDPQYAPNLWLDYVKQTKGTIPGTEQAPWYGDDYLVTAIRSFLDAVDKGRELFISGHDLRQALEIAIACKLSAQRGNRPVKLPLEDRSLALYPRPYRWLGGDVTNRPQSAEEAAGKSS